The DNA window TCGCCGGACCTGGTCCGCTCGAAGGACTCGTTGCCCCAGCGGGAGACCAGGAAGCCGCCCATCAGCAGCAGGCCCGTCAGCAGCGCCGCCAGCGGCGCGAGGCTCTTGCGGTCCGCCTCCCGCTCGGCGAGCGTGACACCGGTGCGGGGGAACAGCGCGAGCCCGGCCAGCAGAGCGGCGCCGGGCAGCGCGAACATGAAGACGCGCAGCGCCATTTCGCCGCCGTACGACTGCATGCCGAAGCCGAGGAACGGTACGAACGCCAGCACGGGCAGCGAGCGCTCGCTGTATCCGGCGAAGCGCCGCCGCCACCATCCCCAGCACGCGAATGCCATCACACCGCCGGCCATCGCGACCCTCACGTACAGCACCAGCTTGTGCGTCGAACTGCCGCCCTCGATGCGGCCGGAGACGGACGAGGTCACGTTGCCGCCCACCCCGCCGACTCCGCCGAACAGCTCGTCGAAGTGCCCCGACCAGTACGGCTCGGCGAAGAATCCGATCCACACGGCGACCAGCACCGCGAACAGCATCGGCAGGCCGCGCAGCGTCGAGCGGCCCGCCACCACCAGGACCGCGAGCACCCCGAGCATCACGAACGGGGTGAGCTGGTGGGCCGGCACGGTGGCGGCGAAGAGCCCGGCCAACACCAGCAGGAGCACCGCCTTCTCGCGCCGCCCGGCGGGCCTGACCTCCGCCTCGCCGGGGCGCCGCCTGCTCCACAGCACGCGGGGCTCGCGGAACCAGACCAGCAGCACCGCGACGAAGGCGAGGTACATGGCGTACGTGAAGCCCTGCGGCGAGAAGTAGTCCTGGCCGACCCAGCCGCTCAGTACGAAGATCCACGACCCGGTCCACTTCGCCCGCCAGCCCGCCCGCATCGAGCGCGTCAGCAGGAAGAGCGGCGGGAGGTAGAGCAGTTGCATGGCCAGGGGCCACCAGCGGATCACGGACGACATGTCGGAGACGCCGCACGCCTCGGCCACGAAGGTGGCCAGCGCGAAGAAGCCCGGCCAACTCCAGCGGGCGTCGAGGTCGGGCACCGCCGTGCCGGTCCGCTCGATGTGGTCCATGAAGCCGAGGTGCTGCCAGGCTGTCGGGAAGCGAGGCTCGGCCTCCAGGACGGCGGGCAGCGCGTGCAGCGACACCACCGTGGCCAGCAGCACGGTGGTCAGCAGGACGGGCCTCGGCCGGTCCGGCCACAGCAGCGAGGCGAAGGACAGCGCGAGCAGTCCCGCGCCGGTCAGCGTGGCCGCCGGGAGTACGGAGACCAGCCCGAGGCCGCCCATACGGTCGAGGTCCGCCTCACCGATGTGCCGCACCGGCAGCCAGTACAGCGCCAGAGCGGCCAGGAGCAGCAGGCCGACGCCGACTTCGGGGACCCGCGAGCGCAGCGTGCGCAGCGGATGCGGCAGGGGAGTGCGATGGGGCGCGGGCGGCCCGTGGGGCGTACGGGACACCGGAGCCACGCGCTCCTCACCCGCGCCGCCCGCCACGCGCCCCGCTCCACCCGCGCCGCCCGCCACACCGGCCTCGCCCGCCATACCCGTCATGCCGGCCTCGCTCGCCTCCCGGGACGGTGTCGCAGCCGGTACGGACGAGACGGAGCGGGGAGCTTCGGGAGTGGCCTTCGGCAGCGGCGGCCCGAGCGCCCACGTCGGCCGGTGGCCGTTCCCCTCGCCGGCCCCGCCGCTGCCCGGCGCCGGTGTGCCGGCGGCCGGAGTCCCCGGTCCCGGCCGCACATCGGGCCTGCGCTCCTGGTGGTCGAAGTCCAGCCGCGCCCCGAGCGGCATGGTGGGCGCGTCGAGCGCCGAGCGCAGCGCCCAGCGCGGCCCGGACCCGCCGCCGGACGGCGTGTCCTCACCCGTACGCCCGCCGCTCGCGGACACGGCGTCCCCGCGATCGCCGCCGACCGCCAGGTCCGCCAGGTCGCCGTCCGGGGCCGCGGCGTCGGCGCCCCGGTCCCCGGCGGGCGGTGCGGACCGCACCACCCGGTACAGCATCACGCCCGCGACCGACGCCACGACAGCCAGGCTGGAGATCTCCGCGATCCCGGCCCCCACGAGCCCCATGCGCGGGAGCAGCAGCAGCGTCAGGCCGAGGACGAGGACGCACAGCCCGCCCTGGAGGTAGGCGAGGGGGGAGGTGCGGCTCTGGGCGCGCAGCACCGCGAAGTACACCTCGATGACGACCCGCAGCAGCGCGCCGACGGCGAACCAGCGCAGCAGCGGGGTCGCGGCGTCCGCGTACCCCTCGCCGAAGACGCCCAGGATGTACGGGGCGCCGAAGAACAGGACCGCCGCGACCGGCACCATGATGCGCGCCATGCGGCGCAGCGCGGCCCGGCAGTTGCGGGCGAGGGTGCTCGGATCGTGCGCGCCCTCCACGGTGAGCGAGGCGCCCATGTTGATGGCGAGCAGGTTGACCGTGCCGCCGATGGTCGTGGTGATGTAGAAGTACGCGTTGTCCTCGGCGCCGACCTGCGAGGCGACGATGACCGGCACGGCGTAGACGACGGCCAGTGAGAACAGCGAACCCGTGTAGTCGCCGGCCAGGAACCGGCCCATCTGCCGCAGCGTCGGCGGCTGCGCGCGCTCCTCGGTGGCCGCCACGTGCCGCGGCACCAGGCGCCGGAAGACCAGCCACCCCAGCGGGACCACCGACACGGCGATGGCCGCGACCCAGGAGACGAAGACCCCCGCGGTGGGGACGGCGGCCGCGATCACGATCAGGAGGATCAGCTTGACGGCGGAGAAGACGGTGTTGCCGACGGGCACCCACAGCGCGCTGCGCAGGCCCGTCAGTACGCCGTCCTGGAGCGTGAGCAGCGACCAGCCGACGACGGCGAGTACGAAGAAGAGGCCGTTCAGCGGGCCGTGCAGGAAGCTGTACGAAGGGCCCCACAGGCTGAGTGTGGCGAGGAAGACCAGCGCCGCCACCGCGACGACCACCGAGCTGCCCGCGTAGGTCCGCAGCACCAGCCGCCCCGTTCCGCGCCCCGCCACCGGGATGAAGCGCGCGAGCGCCCCGGTGAGCGTCAGCGCGGTCAGGCCGGCCAGCAGCTTCATCGCGGCGATGGCCGCCGAACCCTGGCCGACCGCGGACTCCGAGTAGTACCGGGCCGCGGCCAGCCAGAAGCTCAGGCCGAGCAGCGCGCTGATGCCGGTGTTGAGCATCAGCGCGTAGGCGTTGCGGAAGAGCGGGTTCCCGCCGCCGGCCCCCGGCAGACGCAAACGGCGCCCGGACGGCGGCGCCGGCGGCGCCGGGCTGTCGGCCCGGTCGGTGGTGGTGGTCGTGTCAGGCACGGCTCCTGCTTACCTTCCGGCCGGCCGCTCGGGCTCTGCGGACCATGGCGTACCCCTTGGTGAGGATACGGTCCCCGGCGAAGGTACGGGCGATGCACCGGCCCTCCACCATCCGCTCGAACTCCTCGATGCCCGTGCCGCGTTGTACGGTCACGCGCTCCAGTGCGTACGGCCCCTGGCACCGCTGGGCGAGGGTGTTGCCCACCGCGAGGGACTGCGCGAAGCCGGCCTCGCGCACCGTACGGCGCACGCGCCGGTTCGAGTAGCCGTACGGGTAGGCGAAGGAGACGGGACGGGCGCCCAGCTCCTCGCCAAGGATTTCCCGGCAGCGCAGGGTCTCGGACCACAGGGCCTCGTCCGTGAGCTGGTCCATCTGCGGGTGGCTGTGGCTGTGGCCGCCGATCTCGGTTCCGGCGGCGGCCAGTTCCCGCACCTGGTCCCAGTCGAGCATGGTGTCGAGGGCGCCCCCACCGTCGTACGGGCCGCGCAGCCAGCGCGTCGTGACGAAGAGGGTGGCCGCGAAGCCGTGCGCGGCGAGAGCGGGGAGGGCGTGCCGGTGCACGCCCTCGTAGCCGTCGTCGAAAGTGATCAGCACCGGTCGCTCCGGAAGAGTGCCGCCGCCCCGCCAGGCCGCCCCCAGCCGCGCGGTGGTCAGCGGGGTGAAGCCGCGGTCGTCGAGCAGCCGCATCTGCTCGGCGAAGGCGTCCGGGGAGACCGAGAGGCGGTACGCCGCCTTGGCGGGCCGGTGGCCCACCGCGTGGTACATCAGGATCGGGACCGGCCGGTTCACCGCGTACCGCCCCGTGCGGGAGGTCTCCCGGGAACGGTGGCGGGGCCGCTCGCGGGCGTCCGGCCCGGCACCGTGAACGTGCTGGTGCCTCCCCGGGCACGGAGGCTGCCGAGCACGTAGCCCCCGGCCGCCGCCGCCACGCCGGCCACGATCGCCCCGGCCCGCCCCGCGCCGCCCGGCCGCCCGAGCGCCGCGTCGCGCAGCCCGCGGGCGACCCCCGCCGGGAGCACCCGGGTGGTGTAGCGGCGCTCCGACTCCAGCCCCTTGCCCGCGCCCACACTCCGGGCCACCAGCGCCTTCGACAGCCCCTCGGCGTACGCCCGCGTACGGAAGTAACCGAACCGCTCCCGCACCGCCGGAACCTTGTGGTGGATCACCGAGCGGTCGTCGATCAGCAGCACCGCGTCCGGAAGCGCCTGGCTGAGCCGGATGCACAGCTCCGTCTCCTCGCAGCCCAGCGGCCGTTTGTCGCCGTCCCTGCCGATGCCGGTGGCGAAGCCGCCCACGACGTCGAACGCCGACTTGCGGAAGGAGGCGTTCCCGCCCAGCACGTTGCGCACCCGTACCCGTCCGGGCGGCAGGCCCTTGTACGTACAGCCGACGACCCAGTCGAACTCCTCGGGGAACCAGTCGGGCCGGCGGCCGGACGCCCACGCGGGGACGGTGCGGCCGCCGACGGCCATCACACGCGGGTCCGCGTAGCCCTCGGCGAAGTGGCGCAGCCAGTCGCGTTCGGCCACGGCGTCGTCGTCGAGGAAGGCGACGATCTCGCCGCGGGCGGCGGCGATCCCCGTGTTGCGGCCCGCGGAGAGGCCGCGGGGGCCCGCGTTGGCGAGCACCCGCACCTCCTCGTGGTCTTCCCCGTACTCCTGGCCGAGCCGCTTGAGCAGCGCCGGATTGTGGTCCACGACCAGCAGTGTCTCGGCGGCGGGCCGGGACTGGCGGCGCACCGAGCCGACCGCCGCGAGGATGTCCTCCCAGCGGTCCTCGGTGTACACACAGATCACCACCGAGATGTCCGGGTGGCTCAAGACACCTCTCCCCGGCTGGCGCCCGGCGCGAAGACCGGCGGGCGGCGGCGTCCGGCGCGCCGCTTGCCCTGCTCCTTCAGGATCACTCTGAGCACGCGCAGGCCGTCCCGTACGGCTCTGAGGTTGCTCATGCCGTGGATACGGACGTACTCGTGGCTGGGGATCTCCTGGACCCGCAGGCCGGCCTTGACCACCCGGATGTTCATCAGGGTCTCGACCTCGAAGCCCGTGCAGTCGAGGTCGATCTTGTCGAGGCAGTGCCGCCAGAAGGCGTTGTAGCCGTAGCACAGGTCCGTGTAGCGGGCGCCGAACTTGGCGTTGACCACGGCGCACAGCACCCGGTTGCCGAGCTTGCGGACCGGCGTCATGTCGTCCGTGCCACCGCCGTTGGCGAAGCGGGAGCCCTTGGCGAAATCGGCCCCCGAGACGAGCGCCGACACATAGCTGACTATCTCGCGGCCGTCGGCGGAACCGTCCGCGTCGATCATTACGATGATCTCGCCCGTGCAGGCGGCGAATCCGCTGATCAGTGCGTCGCCCTTGCCTTTTCCGCGCTGCTCGACGACCTTGATCCCCGGCCAGAGATCACGGGCCACCCGGACCGTGTCGTCCGTCGAATTCCCGTCCACCAGAATCACTTCGTGGATCCAGGGCGGAAGGGTCTTGAAGACGTACGGGAGATTCTCCGCCTCATTCATGGCGGGGATCACGACACTGACCGGCGGTGCTATGGCGAGATGTGAAGAGATCGGCCGGTAGGTACTGCCGGCCATTGACGGATCTTGCCCCTCGGTCGCGTCGACCGAATCGATCGCAGGGCGGAGGAATGAGCTCATGAGTCTTTTCCCTCTCCACCGGTGGACCGCCCGCCCCCGGGCTGTCCGGATGAGTTTCCGGTTCGAAAGGGGGGTTCTCACCGGGCCATGACGGATTGACACTCCGTACTGGCCGGGCGAGCAGGCACAGCCTTCCCGCGCGGCACGCGACTCGGCACAGTGAAGATCGCCGAGCACGCACCCCCCTACCGCGCCCCGCCCCGGTCTCCCATCGCGACGCTTGAGCCCTCCCCTAGAGCCGCTTTGCATGATGGACCGTTGCGGGTGGAATGACGACGGTATTGATGATTGGGACTGTATGGCAAGGCCTGGAACGCTGCCTCGCTTTTTTACGTTTTGGCCGTACAGTTGCGGTCACATACGAGACCGTCCCGATCGGAATTCACCCATCCGTTTGAGCAGCTTATCGGCGGGCTCGAACAGTTCCGGCCGTTCTACGACCGTATTGCGCAACGCCCGGAGCGGGGCACGGTGTGCCCAGTGTCCGAACGCCACCGGATGACGGCGCATCATCCAACCCTCCGAGACCATGATTTCGCGGGTCTTGAGGGAATCCTTGTACTCCTTCTGGCCGCGGCCGAGATCGATGTACGCGATACCGTCGGCAGCCGCCGCCTCCGCGATACGCAGATGCATGAGCAGGCCCGGCGAGAATTTCGCAAACTCGGGATCATAGGCCGGGAACCAGCAGGAGAAGATCCTTTCGGACCGCGGACCGAAATGCGCGGCGATCGGCCGGCCGTCCGCGTAGAGCACCGAGAGCAGACCGCCGAAGGACGGTGTCCGGGTGTGGAACAGATGGTCGACGAGCCCGACGATCCAGGGCTGGGTGAAGCGGTCGCTGCGCCCCGTCCTGCGGTACTGCGCGGACTTCCAGTGCATCAGCGTCCGCAGTGCGGCCGGGTCGCGCTCGTCGTGCACGTACTTCAGCTCGCCCACCGACCGGATCAGTTTGCGTTCCTTGGCCAGCGTCGACTTGAGGAACTTCGGCGAGTTCTCCCGCAGGTACGCGAGATACGCCTCGTACCCGTCCTGCGTGTCGATCACGGGCGACGGGAACGAACCGGTGACGCCCGCGTCGAACGCCGTCTGTCCCTGCGTCAGATGGTCGAACTCCCACACCGCGAGCCCGCACGCCCGCAGCAGTTCCCGCGCGTCCCAGGTGAAGCCGGGACCGTGTACCAGGCCCTGACTGTCCGAGACCCCGAGGCCGACGGCCCGGCCGACGCCGGTGGCGGATCTGTGGTGCGGGAAGAAGGCGACCGGCTCACCGTCCTCGCGTACGACGGCGATCCGCACCCCGCGCCGGTAGCGGCTGAGGGCCAGCGTGAACTCGGGCGAGAGGAACGGGTTCGCCAGCTCCGGTGAACCGTGGAGGTGGGCCTTGGACTGCATCGCGGTCCAGGCTTCCCGGTCGGCGGCGCCGAGGTCGCCGGGACGGTGCACGCTGATGTCCATGTCAGGAGGTCCGCCTTCCCGCCAAGGAGCCTCCGGGGCGCCGGACCCGTGTCCGGACCAGCGCCAGGAGGAAGAGCAGGGCGCTGATCGCGGCGATCGCCGCGACCCCGCCCCTGATCGACCAGACGTGCGTGGCCAGCATCACCTGGGCCACCAGCAGGTTGAGCGCGACGGCCCCCGCCGCCGAGGCGACCAGGCGGCCGAACGGTTCGAGTCCTGGCAGCGCGGCGGCCACGGCCCAGGCCGGCGCCACGATCAGGAAGAAGAGAGTGAACGGCGCGCGAAGGGGTGACGCCAGATCAGCGAGCGCCAGGACGGCGCCGACCCCCGATACGGCGAGCGCCGCGCCCGCGAGCGCGGGCAGCGAGTCCGTCACCCGTACTAATGGCTTGTTACCGATGGTCTGCATTGGCGACTTTGCCCCCCGACGCGCCGGATGCCGGGCTTCAATGTCGCGCAGCCCGCTCGGGCGCGTCAAGGATGCGGAGGGATTGTGGGGAAGATCCCCGCCAAAGTTCTTGGCATGGACACTTCCGGTGATGTATGGGGACTGCTACGACAGTTGAGGCGGAAATCCTGCTAAGGGAGGTTCCATGAAACTGTCCCGAATCGCGGCGTTCTCATCCTCACTCCTGCTCACCGTGGCCCTCGCCCTCACCGGGGCGAGCGCGGCGCAGGCGGCCCAACAAGCCGAATCCCTGGACTATGTGGCCCTCGGCGACTCCTATTCCTCGGGCGTCGGAGCCGGCAACTACGACAGCGCCAGCGGTGCCTGCAAGCGCACTCCGCGCGCCTACCCGGCGCTGTGGGCGGCCGCACATCCACCCTCGACGTTCGCGTTCACCGCTTGCTCGGGCGCTCGTACGGGTGATGTGACCGCCAGTCAGCTCGCCCCGCTCACCCCCTCGACCGACCTCGTCTCCCTCACCGTCGGCGGCAACGACGCCGGCTTCGCGGACGTCATGACGACGTGCGTCACCCAGTCCGAGTCCGCCTGCCTGGCCCGGATCGCCGAAGCGCGCGCGTACGTCGACTCCACCCTGCCCGGCAAGCTCGACTCCGTGTACGGGGCGATCAGAGCGAAGGCCACCACGGCGCACGTCGTCGTCATCGGCTACCCCCGCTTCTACAAGCTCAACGGCAGTTGCATCGCCGGGCTCACCGAGCGGGAACGCGCCGCGATCAACGGCGCCTCCGACTACCTGAACGCCGCCACCGCCAAGCGGGCGGCGGACCACGGCTACACCTTCGCCGATGTCGCCCCGGCCTTCGCGGGCCACGAGATCTGCTCGTCGGCGCCGTGGCTGCACAGCGTGAAGTGGACCAACATCGGCGAGTCCTATCACCCGACCGCGGCAGGCCAGTCGGGCGGCTACCTGCCCGTCTTCACCTCAGCCGCCTGAGCCGCGACCGTCCGCCGGCCCACCGGCCGGGTGGGAGGCCCCGTCCGTCGGGGTCTCCTGCTCGCAGGTCACAGAGAACGGTACGGAGCCGGACGTCGCCCGCACCGGGCTCCTGACCTCCACACGGATCTCGTCCCGGCGCGTCCCGCCTTCCTCGTACGCCGTCTCCGTGTGGTTCACCCGCTTCGACTTCCCCTCGCCCGCGCCGAAACTCAGCGTCTTCCAGCCGGATGCGGAGGACTCGCCGCTGCTGGTCACCCACCGGTAGCCCACCTCCACGGGGACGCGCCCGACCGTGAACGTCGCGGTGAAGGACGGTGCCTCGGCCTCGGGCGGCGGGCACGCGCCGGAGTAACCGCCGGTCAGCGCGGTGACCGTGACTTCGACGGAGTGGTGCGGCGGAGTCGCCGTGCCCCCGCCACCCCCGTTGCCGTTCCCGCCGTTCGCGCTGCTGCCACCGGGCCCGCCGCTCCCGCCGCCGCTTCCCGTGTCGCCGCCGGTGGGGCCGCCCGTACCGCCGCCGCCCGTACCGCCGTTGTCCGTGCCGCCGCTGTCATCGCCACCGCCACCTCCGGACCCCGTAGCGCCATTGCCGCTGTCGCCGCCGCCACCGCCGTCGGCCGTGCCGCCCGTCGTGACTCCGCCCGTGGTCGTGCCCGGGTCGTCGTCGGCGTTCAGCAGGGCCCAGGTGATCCCGCCGGCCGCGAGCAGCAGCGCGGCCACCCCCGCCACCAGCACCGCGAGCCCCCGCCGGGACGCGCCCGGGGGAGTGGCCGAATCCGTGGCCGTGGTCGTGGCCGCAGGGAGGGGCGACGGTACCGGAAGAGGTACGGGGCCGCCGTGCGGTGACGATCCGCCGACCGCCGTGGAGCCTGTGACCGGCGGGCCGTACGGCCCTGCCGGCCCCGTCGCGGTGTGCGGCGCACCTCCCGCCCCCACGGTCCGCAGCAGACGCTCCGCCTCCGCCGCGGACATCCGCTCGGCCGGCTCCTTGCGCAGCAGCCCCTCGACGACCGGCGCCAGTGCTCCCGCCCGTACGGGGCGCGGCAGTTCCTCGTCAACCACGGCGCGCAGGGTCGAGAGGGGGGTGTCCTGGCGGAACGGCGAGTGGCCCTCGACGGCGGCGTACAGCAGCACTCCGAGCGACCACAGGTCCGACTCCGGCCCCGGTGTACGCCCCATCGCCCGCTCCGGGGCGAGGAATTCCGGCGATCCGATCAGCTCGCCGGTCATCGTGAGCGCCGAGGTGCCCTCGACCGTCGCGATGCCGAAGTCCGTCAGAACGACGCGGCCGTCATTGGCGATCAGCACATTGGCGGGTTTCACGTCCCGGTGCAGTACGCCCGCCCCGTGCGCGGCGCGCAGGGCCGCCAGTACCTCCGCGCCGATCCGCGCGGCCCGCTGCGGGGTCATCGGCCCCTCGCTGTCCAGTACGTCGGAGAGCGACAGCCCGCGCACCAGCTCCATCACGATCCACGGACGGCCGTCCTCGGTCGCCACGTCGTACACGGTGATCACATTGGGGTGTGAGATCCGGGCCGCCGCCCACGCCTCGCGCTCCAGCCGCGCGTACAGCCGCCGGCCGTCGGTGGCGCCGAGCCCGGAGGGGGCTCTGACCTCCTTGACGGCGACCTCCCGTCCGAGCACCTCGTCGCGGGCGCGCCACACGACCCCCATACCGCCCTCGCCCAGCGGCGCCAGCAGGCGGTACCGGCCCGCGATCACCCTCTGTGCACTGCTGCCCGGATGTGTACTCACTGGCGACCCCTGTCCGCGGCGGTGCGGCATCGCGGTGGAAACCACTCAAAGTTAGCTCAACTCAGGTAAGTTGACGCCCCTTTGGGTACGCATCCCCTCGCGCGGAAGGGCTCGGGTGCGCAAACTGTCCAACTCGC is part of the Streptomyces agglomeratus genome and encodes:
- a CDS encoding SGNH/GDSL hydrolase family protein; the encoded protein is MKLSRIAAFSSSLLLTVALALTGASAAQAAQQAESLDYVALGDSYSSGVGAGNYDSASGACKRTPRAYPALWAAAHPPSTFAFTACSGARTGDVTASQLAPLTPSTDLVSLTVGGNDAGFADVMTTCVTQSESACLARIAEARAYVDSTLPGKLDSVYGAIRAKATTAHVVVIGYPRFYKLNGSCIAGLTERERAAINGASDYLNAATAKRAADHGYTFADVAPAFAGHEICSSAPWLHSVKWTNIGESYHPTAAGQSGGYLPVFTSAA
- a CDS encoding GNAT family N-acetyltransferase yields the protein MDISVHRPGDLGAADREAWTAMQSKAHLHGSPELANPFLSPEFTLALSRYRRGVRIAVVREDGEPVAFFPHHRSATGVGRAVGLGVSDSQGLVHGPGFTWDARELLRACGLAVWEFDHLTQGQTAFDAGVTGSFPSPVIDTQDGYEAYLAYLRENSPKFLKSTLAKERKLIRSVGELKYVHDERDPAALRTLMHWKSAQYRRTGRSDRFTQPWIVGLVDHLFHTRTPSFGGLLSVLYADGRPIAAHFGPRSERIFSCWFPAYDPEFAKFSPGLLMHLRIAEAAAADGIAYIDLGRGQKEYKDSLKTREIMVSEGWMMRRHPVAFGHWAHRAPLRALRNTVVERPELFEPADKLLKRMGEFRSGRSRM
- a CDS encoding lipopolysaccharide biosynthesis protein, with protein sequence MPDTTTTTDRADSPAPPAPPSGRRLRLPGAGGGNPLFRNAYALMLNTGISALLGLSFWLAAARYYSESAVGQGSAAIAAMKLLAGLTALTLTGALARFIPVAGRGTGRLVLRTYAGSSVVVAVAALVFLATLSLWGPSYSFLHGPLNGLFFVLAVVGWSLLTLQDGVLTGLRSALWVPVGNTVFSAVKLILLIVIAAAVPTAGVFVSWVAAIAVSVVPLGWLVFRRLVPRHVAATEERAQPPTLRQMGRFLAGDYTGSLFSLAVVYAVPVIVASQVGAEDNAYFYITTTIGGTVNLLAINMGASLTVEGAHDPSTLARNCRAALRRMARIMVPVAAVLFFGAPYILGVFGEGYADAATPLLRWFAVGALLRVVIEVYFAVLRAQSRTSPLAYLQGGLCVLVLGLTLLLLPRMGLVGAGIAEISSLAVVASVAGVMLYRVVRSAPPAGDRGADAAAPDGDLADLAVGGDRGDAVSASGGRTGEDTPSGGGSGPRWALRSALDAPTMPLGARLDFDHQERRPDVRPGPGTPAAGTPAPGSGGAGEGNGHRPTWALGPPLPKATPEAPRSVSSVPAATPSREASEAGMTGMAGEAGVAGGAGGAGRVAGGAGEERVAPVSRTPHGPPAPHRTPLPHPLRTLRSRVPEVGVGLLLLAALALYWLPVRHIGEADLDRMGGLGLVSVLPAATLTGAGLLALSFASLLWPDRPRPVLLTTVLLATVVSLHALPAVLEAEPRFPTAWQHLGFMDHIERTGTAVPDLDARWSWPGFFALATFVAEACGVSDMSSVIRWWPLAMQLLYLPPLFLLTRSMRAGWRAKWTGSWIFVLSGWVGQDYFSPQGFTYAMYLAFVAVLLVWFREPRVLWSRRRPGEAEVRPAGRREKAVLLLVLAGLFAATVPAHQLTPFVMLGVLAVLVVAGRSTLRGLPMLFAVLVAVWIGFFAEPYWSGHFDELFGGVGGVGGNVTSSVSGRIEGGSSTHKLVLYVRVAMAGGVMAFACWGWWRRRFAGYSERSLPVLAFVPFLGFGMQSYGGEMALRVFMFALPGAALLAGLALFPRTGVTLAEREADRKSLAPLAALLTGLLLMGGFLVSRWGNESFERTRSGEVAAMEFVYAHDDPSVRLLWLSSDTVDDVTPAMPWGARDMEKVTYLPTLAPTDPVLVSGLVKSLKDAGPNSYLMVNRSQSTYLRLDAGYSATWERRLTARLDRRPELTKVLSNADVSMYALREQPDGPVGKPAPGPPGPKITWTPWSVVGALAALALIVLLAAREVVRVGVAPGVRQLQWLQSTFWFSLPLLAVLLASLAQRFLTMA
- a CDS encoding glycosyltransferase family 2 protein encodes the protein MSSFLRPAIDSVDATEGQDPSMAGSTYRPISSHLAIAPPVSVVIPAMNEAENLPYVFKTLPPWIHEVILVDGNSTDDTVRVARDLWPGIKVVEQRGKGKGDALISGFAACTGEIIVMIDADGSADGREIVSYVSALVSGADFAKGSRFANGGGTDDMTPVRKLGNRVLCAVVNAKFGARYTDLCYGYNAFWRHCLDKIDLDCTGFEVETLMNIRVVKAGLRVQEIPSHEYVRIHGMSNLRAVRDGLRVLRVILKEQGKRRAGRRRPPVFAPGASRGEVS
- a CDS encoding serine/threonine-protein kinase translates to MPHRRGQGSPVSTHPGSSAQRVIAGRYRLLAPLGEGGMGVVWRARDEVLGREVAVKEVRAPSGLGATDGRRLYARLEREAWAAARISHPNVITVYDVATEDGRPWIVMELVRGLSLSDVLDSEGPMTPQRAARIGAEVLAALRAAHGAGVLHRDVKPANVLIANDGRVVLTDFGIATVEGTSALTMTGELIGSPEFLAPERAMGRTPGPESDLWSLGVLLYAAVEGHSPFRQDTPLSTLRAVVDEELPRPVRAGALAPVVEGLLRKEPAERMSAAEAERLLRTVGAGGAPHTATGPAGPYGPPVTGSTAVGGSSPHGGPVPLPVPSPLPAATTTATDSATPPGASRRGLAVLVAGVAALLLAAGGITWALLNADDDPGTTTGGVTTGGTADGGGGGDSGNGATGSGGGGGDDSGGTDNGGTGGGGTGGPTGGDTGSGGGSGGPGGSSANGGNGNGGGGGTATPPHHSVEVTVTALTGGYSGACPPPEAEAPSFTATFTVGRVPVEVGYRWVTSSGESSASGWKTLSFGAGEGKSKRVNHTETAYEEGGTRRDEIRVEVRSPVRATSGSVPFSVTCEQETPTDGASHPAGGPADGRGSGG
- a CDS encoding glycosyltransferase family 2 protein, which produces MSHPDISVVICVYTEDRWEDILAAVGSVRRQSRPAAETLLVVDHNPALLKRLGQEYGEDHEEVRVLANAGPRGLSAGRNTGIAAARGEIVAFLDDDAVAERDWLRHFAEGYADPRVMAVGGRTVPAWASGRRPDWFPEEFDWVVGCTYKGLPPGRVRVRNVLGGNASFRKSAFDVVGGFATGIGRDGDKRPLGCEETELCIRLSQALPDAVLLIDDRSVIHHKVPAVRERFGYFRTRAYAEGLSKALVARSVGAGKGLESERRYTTRVLPAGVARGLRDAALGRPGGAGRAGAIVAGVAAAAGGYVLGSLRARGGTSTFTVPGRTPASGPATVPGRPPARGGTR
- a CDS encoding polysaccharide deacetylase family protein, with the translated sequence MYHAVGHRPAKAAYRLSVSPDAFAEQMRLLDDRGFTPLTTARLGAAWRGGGTLPERPVLITFDDGYEGVHRHALPALAAHGFAATLFVTTRWLRGPYDGGGALDTMLDWDQVRELAAAGTEIGGHSHSHPQMDQLTDEALWSETLRCREILGEELGARPVSFAYPYGYSNRRVRRTVREAGFAQSLAVGNTLAQRCQGPYALERVTVQRGTGIEEFERMVEGRCIARTFAGDRILTKGYAMVRRARAAGRKVSRSRA